One Candidatus Paceibacterota bacterium DNA window includes the following coding sequences:
- a CDS encoding rod shape-determining protein, whose amino-acid sequence MRKIGIDLGTANSLVFLPGKGVVLQEPSVVAVALEENRILAIGEEAKEMIGRTPDTIRVYRPLKDGVIADFRVTQAMLRHFIDKVCGFWRFLKPELMIGVPAGITSTEKRAVIEAALNAGAKQAYLAKEPILAAIGAGIPINSCSGNMIVDIGGGTSEIAVISLGGIVTCNSIRIGGDKMDFAISDYIKKKYNLAIGEQTAEEVKMKIGTAIPEKEPRFIEIRGRDLVSGLPRTVKISSNEIAEAISEILGDIIHVIKTVLRDTPPELSADIIDKGMIVSGGGALLRNITEMISRETGVPCFLAEDPLLCVAKGTGVVLENLDVYKKSIMNKR is encoded by the coding sequence ATGAGAAAAATAGGTATAGATTTGGGTACTGCCAATTCTTTGGTTTTTCTTCCCGGTAAAGGAGTGGTTTTGCAAGAGCCTTCAGTTGTTGCTGTTGCCCTAGAAGAGAACAGAATTCTGGCAATCGGGGAAGAAGCAAAAGAAATGATCGGTCGTACTCCAGACACAATTAGGGTTTATCGTCCTTTAAAAGACGGGGTGATTGCTGATTTCAGGGTGACTCAGGCAATGCTAAGGCATTTTATTGATAAAGTATGCGGTTTTTGGCGTTTCTTAAAACCTGAATTAATGATAGGCGTGCCAGCTGGCATTACCTCAACCGAGAAAAGAGCGGTAATTGAAGCTGCTTTGAATGCGGGTGCCAAACAGGCATATTTGGCAAAAGAGCCGATTTTAGCAGCCATTGGCGCTGGCATTCCGATTAATTCCTGTTCTGGCAATATGATTGTTGATATCGGCGGCGGGACTTCTGAAATAGCTGTCATATCTTTGGGGGGAATAGTCACTTGTAATTCTATCAGGATCGGCGGAGACAAAATGGATTTTGCCATTTCAGATTATATAAAGAAAAAATACAATTTAGCTATCGGAGAACAGACAGCAGAGGAGGTTAAAATGAAAATAGGTACAGCTATACCGGAAAAAGAGCCAAGATTTATAGAAATTCGCGGCAGGGATTTGGTTTCCGGTTTGCCCCGGACAGTTAAAATTTCTTCCAACGAAATTGCCGAAGCGATCTCTGAAATCTTGGGAGATATTATCCATGTTATTAAAACTGTATTAAGGGATACGCCGCCTGAATTGTCAGCCGACATAATCGACAAAGGCATGATCGTTTCTGGTGGCGGCGCATTGTTAAGAAATATTACAGAAATGATTTCCCGGGAAACAGGCGTCCCTTGCTTTCTGGCTGAAGACCCTTTGCTTTGCGTGGCCAAAGGAACGGGCGTAGTTTTGGAAAACCTTGATGTTTACAAAAAGAGCATAATGAATAAAAGATAA
- a CDS encoding tetratricopeptide repeat protein: MAEFFLSAGFILLLGFVTGCNAMVYLFFKKEQEIAKAMPAQKILKLAKKLYADGKYDESVALIKKNKVSLTGKEEIAEANRILGWDYYYISIKGPVATRKGNLKLAELSFREALNTRNKSRKISCLNGLPLALWLLDKKPETWSVINKAVASFSEEPSVWNTKAITLRREGRFAESVQVCEKVHKTALAKGDLRTAGHAKQNKADALREIGETRRAKTEYRTAIKLYERSQKETGLSAKFHISGVEEKLSAL, from the coding sequence ATGGCAGAGTTTTTTCTTTCAGCAGGATTTATCTTGCTATTGGGCTTTGTTACCGGTTGCAATGCAATGGTTTATCTGTTCTTTAAAAAAGAGCAGGAAATTGCCAAAGCGATGCCGGCCCAAAAGATCTTGAAACTGGCTAAGAAATTGTATGCAGATGGTAAATATGATGAGTCAGTTGCCTTGATCAAGAAGAACAAAGTAAGTTTAACCGGCAAAGAAGAGATTGCCGAGGCTAACCGGATATTGGGATGGGATTACTATTATATCTCAATCAAAGGCCCGGTCGCAACCAGGAAGGGCAACCTTAAACTAGCAGAGCTTTCGTTTCGGGAAGCTCTTAATACCAGAAACAAAAGCAGGAAAATTTCCTGTTTGAATGGGCTGCCCTTGGCACTTTGGCTTTTAGATAAAAAGCCAGAGACTTGGTCAGTTATCAATAAGGCTGTTGCATCATTCTCCGAAGAGCCATCGGTTTGGAATACCAAGGCCATTACCCTTCGTCGTGAGGGAAGGTTCGCTGAGAGTGTTCAAGTGTGCGAAAAGGTGCATAAGACTGCTTTGGCAAAGGGAGATCTCCGAACAGCGGGGCATGCCAAACAGAACAAGGCCGATGCCCTTAGGGAAATCGGAGAGACACGAAGAGCAAAGACGGAGTACAGAACGGCCATAAAGTTATATGAGAGGTCTCAGAAGGAGACTGGGCTGAGTGCTAAATTCCACATCAGTGGAGTTGAGGAGAAGTTATCTGCTCTGTGA
- a CDS encoding MFS transporter produces the protein MFFIPKIEKITMDATIVHFFLLFGYKTFSLYFPLFLVTRGLSLPEVGYAFLLIYLPLALFAPIAGFLNHKINPAILSAIGIFGYALYALGMILIQNQALFYFWQVLLGVSAALFFVSIRSILMGFPLENADRSFGWFYSAPFYADAIAPAIGAFFVWQFNFVGVFILSMALHLFTAFFCFFKLRKPARTLTDAGFKVRDSQNNYQKIFQLLKKRSILPFLLISFSVLLLAGFYHAFFVLFLKEQLVWSQNLILIFISVFSVLFLPLSFLLIKYLEKSNSRASIFRGGLIAGLLSIVFGLASGFLNFFSVLLINVLRSAGALICNSGRSGLVSRSFKTEPEEASAIDTVFAPLGVALGALVSGLLIGFLGYDLVFIFGGIFVVIVVLIVGIFVKRRELR, from the coding sequence ATGTTTTTCATTCCCAAGATAGAAAAGATAACCATGGACGCAACCATAGTCCATTTCTTTTTATTGTTTGGCTACAAAACATTTTCTTTGTATTTCCCTTTGTTTTTGGTTACTCGTGGTTTGTCTTTACCTGAGGTTGGTTATGCTTTTCTGCTTATTTATTTGCCTCTTGCTTTATTCGCTCCGATTGCCGGTTTTTTGAATCACAAGATTAATCCGGCCATACTTTCAGCTATTGGAATTTTTGGTTACGCTCTTTACGCTCTGGGTATGATTTTAATTCAAAACCAGGCATTGTTTTATTTCTGGCAGGTTTTGCTAGGGGTTTCTGCTGCCTTGTTTTTTGTTTCAATTAGGTCTATTTTAATGGGTTTTCCTTTAGAGAATGCTGACAGGTCTTTCGGTTGGTTTTATTCTGCTCCTTTTTATGCTGATGCCATTGCTCCGGCTATCGGCGCTTTTTTTGTCTGGCAGTTTAATTTTGTCGGCGTGTTTATTTTAAGCATGGCACTTCATCTTTTTACCGCCTTTTTTTGCTTTTTTAAACTAAGGAAACCAGCGAGAACTTTAACGGATGCAGGCTTTAAGGTCAGGGATTCCCAGAATAACTACCAAAAGATTTTTCAACTTTTAAAAAAGAGAAGTATTCTGCCTTTTCTTTTGATTTCTTTTTCCGTTTTGCTTTTGGCCGGTTTTTACCATGCTTTCTTCGTTTTATTTTTAAAAGAGCAATTGGTCTGGTCGCAGAATTTAATTCTGATTTTTATTTCAGTTTTTTCAGTTTTGTTTCTTCCCTTATCTTTCTTACTTATTAAATATTTAGAAAAGAGCAATAGTAGAGCAAGTATTTTTCGGGGCGGATTAATTGCTGGACTATTATCGATTGTCTTTGGTCTAGCTAGTGGCTTTTTGAATTTTTTCAGCGTTTTGCTGATTAATGTTTTACGTTCTGCTGGCGCTTTAATTTGCAATTCTGGCCGTTCAGGATTGGTCTCCAGAAGCTTTAAGACAGAGCCGGAAGAAGCCAGTGCCATTGATACTGTTTTTGCTCCTTTAGGCGTTGCTTTAGGAGCTTTGGTTTCCGGCTTGCTTATTGGTTTTCTGGGATATGATTTAGTGTTTATTTTCGGCGGTATTTTCGTAGTTATTGTAGTTTTGATAGTTGGTATATTTGTCAAAAGACGGGAATTAAGATAA